A window from Methylococcus mesophilus encodes these proteins:
- the nifD gene encoding nitrogenase molybdenum-iron protein alpha chain, producing the protein MSLTVEQVKQRNKDLIKEVLEVYPDKTAKRRAKHLGTFEEGKPDCGVKSNIKSVPGVMTIRGCAYAGSKGVVWGPIKDMIHISHGPVGCGQYSWASRRNYYIGTTGIDTFVTMQFTSDFQEKDIVFGGDKKLEKIIDEIQELFPLNHGITVQSECPIGLIGDDIEAVSKKKNKEYNGHTIVPVRCEGFRGVSQSLGHHIANDAVRDWIFDKAGDKHPEFQTTPYDVAIIGDYNIGGDAWSSRILLEEMGLRVIAQWSGDGSLAELENTPKAKLNVLHCYRSMNYISRHLEEKYGVPWVEYNFFGPTKIAESLRKIASFFDDSIKEKAEAVIAKYQPLMQAVIDKYRPRLEGKKVMLYVGGLRPRHVIGAYEDLGMEIVGTGYEFGHNDDYQRTTHYVKDGTLIYDDVTGYEFEKFVESVQPDLVGSGIKEKYVFQKMGVPFRQMHSWDYSGPYHGYDGFAIFARDMDMAINNPVWGLTKAPWKSAA; encoded by the coding sequence ATGAGCCTCACAGTTGAGCAAGTCAAGCAGAGAAACAAGGATCTCATCAAGGAGGTTCTTGAGGTTTACCCCGACAAGACGGCCAAGCGCCGAGCCAAACATCTTGGCACCTTCGAAGAAGGCAAGCCCGACTGCGGGGTCAAGTCCAACATCAAGTCGGTCCCCGGCGTCATGACCATCCGCGGCTGCGCCTATGCTGGTTCCAAGGGCGTGGTCTGGGGTCCGATCAAAGACATGATTCACATCAGCCACGGTCCGGTCGGCTGCGGCCAGTACTCCTGGGCGTCGCGCCGCAACTATTACATCGGCACCACCGGCATCGATACCTTCGTCACCATGCAGTTCACCTCCGACTTCCAGGAGAAGGACATCGTCTTCGGCGGCGACAAGAAGCTGGAAAAGATCATCGACGAAATCCAGGAGCTGTTCCCGCTGAATCACGGCATCACCGTTCAGTCGGAATGCCCGATCGGCTTGATTGGCGACGACATCGAAGCCGTCTCCAAGAAAAAGAACAAGGAATACAACGGCCATACCATCGTTCCCGTGCGTTGCGAAGGTTTCCGCGGTGTGTCCCAGTCCTTGGGCCACCACATCGCCAACGACGCGGTACGCGACTGGATCTTTGACAAGGCCGGCGATAAGCACCCCGAGTTCCAGACTACGCCTTACGATGTGGCCATCATCGGCGACTACAACATCGGCGGCGATGCCTGGTCTTCCCGCATCCTGCTGGAAGAAATGGGGCTGCGCGTGATTGCCCAGTGGTCCGGCGACGGTTCGCTGGCCGAACTGGAGAACACCCCGAAGGCCAAGCTGAACGTGCTGCACTGCTACCGTTCGATGAACTACATCTCCCGCCACCTGGAAGAGAAGTATGGGGTGCCGTGGGTGGAGTACAACTTCTTCGGTCCGACCAAGATCGCCGAATCGCTGCGGAAGATCGCCAGCTTCTTCGACGACAGCATCAAGGAAAAGGCAGAAGCCGTCATCGCCAAGTACCAGCCTCTCATGCAGGCGGTGATCGACAAGTACCGTCCGCGCCTGGAAGGCAAGAAGGTCATGCTGTACGTGGGCGGCCTGCGTCCCCGTCATGTGATCGGCGCCTATGAGGATCTGGGCATGGAAATCGTCGGCACCGGTTACGAGTTCGGCCATAACGACGACTACCAGCGCACCACGCACTACGTCAAAGACGGCACGCTGATCTACGACGACGTCACGGGCTACGAGTTCGAGAAGTTCGTCGAGTCCGTGCAGCCTGACCTGGTCGGTTCCGGCATCAAGGAAAAGTATGTGTTCCAGAAGATGGGCGTACCGTTCCGGCAGATGCATTCCTGGGACTATTCCGGCCCTTACCACGGTTATGACGGCTTCGCCATTTTCGCCAGGGACATGGACATGGCCATCAATAACCCGGTCTGGGGTTTGACCAAAGCCCCGTGGAAGAGCGCTGCCTAA
- a CDS encoding ArsC/Spx/MgsR family protein, giving the protein MAQIHFYEKPGCANNTRQKQMLREAGHELVVHDLLETPWRAEELRAFFGERPVTEWFNRAAPRIKSGEIVPEDLDDAAALALMLDDHLLIRRPLMQVGDLRSVGFDADKVHAWIGLNPDEEAARADLESCRRPHHCPSPKDSADR; this is encoded by the coding sequence GTGGCCCAGATACACTTCTACGAAAAACCCGGCTGCGCCAACAACACGCGGCAGAAGCAGATGCTCCGGGAGGCCGGCCACGAATTGGTCGTGCACGACCTCCTGGAGACGCCTTGGCGCGCCGAGGAGTTGCGCGCCTTCTTCGGCGAACGCCCGGTGACCGAATGGTTCAACCGGGCCGCCCCCCGGATCAAATCGGGCGAGATCGTGCCGGAAGATCTGGATGACGCCGCCGCTCTGGCGCTCATGCTGGACGATCATTTGCTGATCCGGCGCCCGCTCATGCAGGTAGGCGACCTTCGGAGCGTTGGCTTCGACGCCGATAAGGTCCATGCCTGGATCGGCCTGAATCCCGACGAAGAGGCCGCCCGAGCCGATCTGGAAAGCTGCCGCCGGCCGCATCATTGCCCGTCCCCTAAGGATTCCGCCGACCGATGA
- a CDS encoding Rieske 2Fe-2S domain-containing protein: MYTKACDESELKEGKYEVVAVNRTLMLVVWPTGAQPRAFQGMCPHAREPLADARFDGKILTCAHHDWEFDSNGACIKGKHCTLAEYPLKIENGEVLIDTDGVSANYLN; encoded by the coding sequence ATGTACACCAAAGCCTGTGACGAAAGCGAACTGAAGGAAGGCAAGTACGAGGTGGTGGCGGTCAACCGCACACTGATGCTGGTGGTATGGCCAACCGGCGCCCAGCCTCGTGCCTTTCAGGGCATGTGTCCCCATGCCCGCGAACCGCTGGCGGATGCCCGTTTCGACGGCAAGATACTGACCTGCGCGCACCACGACTGGGAATTCGACAGCAACGGCGCCTGCATCAAGGGCAAGCACTGCACCCTGGCCGAATATCCCCTGAAGATCGAAAACGGCGAGGTCCTGATCGACACCGACGGGGTTTCCGCCAATTATTTGAATTAG
- a CDS encoding response regulator yields MQIGVDSERAVDDRRVFVVDDDEITSAALQFMLHDEIETHELSSLEAAYAKAVDWKPAVLLLGLGIVKARGIEVLEEIRARLEDIKIIVVTETATDPLAQQCLKQGANSLLAKPLTIEKARQKVDMQLGRKVNLAIPVVVT; encoded by the coding sequence ATGCAGATAGGCGTCGATAGTGAAAGAGCAGTAGACGACCGACGTGTCTTCGTCGTCGACGACGATGAAATCACCAGCGCCGCGCTGCAGTTCATGCTGCACGACGAGATCGAAACCCATGAGCTGAGCAGCCTCGAAGCCGCCTATGCCAAGGCCGTGGACTGGAAGCCCGCGGTACTGCTGCTGGGGTTGGGCATCGTCAAGGCCCGGGGCATCGAGGTGCTGGAAGAAATTCGCGCCCGGCTGGAGGACATCAAGATCATCGTGGTGACCGAGACCGCGACCGATCCCCTGGCGCAGCAATGCCTCAAGCAGGGTGCGAACTCCCTGCTGGCCAAACCCCTGACCATCGAAAAGGCGCGTCAGAAGGTGGACATGCAACTTGGCCGCAAGGTCAATCTGGCCATCCCCGTCGTCGTCACCTGA
- the nifH gene encoding nitrogenase iron protein: protein MSDLRQIAFYGKGGIGKSTTSQNTLAALAEMGQKILIVGCDPKADSTRLILHSKAQDTILSLAADAGSVEDLELDDVMKVGYRDIRCVESGGPEPGVGCAGRGVITSINFLEEEGAYDGVDYVSYDVLGDVVCGGFAMPIRENKAQEIYIVMSGEMMAMYAANNISKGILKYANSGGVRLGGLVCNERQTDKEYELAESLAKKLGTTLIHFVPRDNIVQHAELRRMTVLEYAPESKQANEYRELAKKVHANKGNGTIPTPITMDELEDLLMEHGIMKQVDESQVGKTAAELAA, encoded by the coding sequence ATGTCAGATTTGAGACAAATTGCTTTCTACGGTAAGGGCGGTATCGGCAAGTCCACCACCTCTCAGAACACCCTGGCCGCTCTGGCTGAAATGGGTCAGAAGATCCTGATCGTCGGCTGCGACCCGAAGGCCGACTCCACCCGTTTGATTCTGCACTCGAAAGCCCAGGACACCATTCTGTCCCTGGCCGCCGATGCCGGCAGCGTCGAGGACCTGGAGCTGGACGATGTCATGAAGGTCGGCTACCGCGACATCCGTTGCGTGGAGTCCGGTGGTCCGGAGCCGGGCGTCGGCTGCGCCGGCCGCGGTGTGATCACCTCCATCAACTTCCTGGAAGAAGAAGGCGCTTATGACGGTGTCGACTACGTCTCTTACGACGTGCTCGGCGACGTGGTCTGCGGCGGTTTCGCCATGCCGATCCGCGAGAACAAGGCGCAGGAAATCTACATCGTCATGTCCGGCGAAATGATGGCCATGTACGCGGCCAACAACATCTCCAAGGGCATTCTGAAGTACGCCAATTCCGGCGGCGTGCGTCTGGGCGGGCTGGTCTGCAACGAGCGCCAGACCGACAAGGAATACGAGCTGGCTGAGTCTTTGGCCAAAAAGCTCGGCACCACCCTGATCCACTTCGTGCCGCGTGACAACATCGTGCAGCACGCCGAGCTGCGTCGCATGACCGTACTCGAGTACGCACCGGAATCCAAGCAGGCCAACGAGTATCGTGAGCTGGCTAAGAAGGTCCACGCCAACAAGGGCAACGGCACCATCCCGACCCCGATCACCATGGACGAGCTGGAAGATCTGCTGATGGAGCACGGCATCATGAAGCAGGTCGACGAGTCGCAGGTCGGCAAAACCGCAGCCGAGCTGGCGGCGTAA